One Fundulus heteroclitus isolate FHET01 chromosome 1, MU-UCD_Fhet_4.1, whole genome shotgun sequence genomic window carries:
- the LOC105935267 gene encoding tubulin alpha-1B chain: protein MRECISIHVGQAGVQIGNACWELYCLEHGIQPDGQMPSDKAIGGGDDSFNTFFSETGAGKHVPRAVFVDLEPTVIDEVRTGTYRQLFHPEQLITGKEDAANNYARGHYTIGKEIIDLVLDRIRKLADQCTGLQGFLVFHSFGGGTGSGFTSLLMERLSVDYGKKSKLEFSIYPAPQVSTAVVEPYNSILTTHTTLEHSDCAFMVDNEAIYDICRRNLDIERPTYTNLNRLISQIVSSITASLRFDGALNVDLTEFQTNLVPYPRIHFPLATYAPVISAEKAYHEQLSVAEITNACFEPANQMVKCDPRHGKYMACCLLYRGDVVPKDVNAAIATIKTKRSIQFVDWCPTGFKVGINYQPPTVVPGGDLAKVQRAVCMLSNTTAIAEAWARLDHKFDLMYAKRAFVHWYVGEGMEEGEFSEAREDMAALEKDYEEVGVDSIEGEGEEEGEEY, encoded by the exons ATG cgtGAGTGTATCTCTATCCACGTCGGTCAGGCTGGTGTCCAGATTGGCAATGCCTGCTGGGAGCTGTACTGTCTGGAACATGGGATCCAGCCTGATGGGCAGATGCCCAGCGACAAAGCCATCGGCGGTGGAGACGACTCCTTCAACACCTTCTTTAGTGAGACTGGAGCTGGAAAGCACGTCCCAAGAGCAGTTTTCGTGGACCTGGAGCCCACTGTCATCG ATGAGGTCCGCACTGGGACGTACCGCCAGCTGTTCCACCCTGAGCAGCTGATCACTGGGAAGGAAGACGCTGCCAACAACTACGCCCGCGGACACTACACCATCGGTAAAGAGATCATCGACCTGGTGCTGGACAGGATCCGCAAACTG GCTGACCAGTGCACAGGCCTGCAGGGCTTCCTGGTCTTCCACAGCTTCGGTGGAGGAACCGGTTCCGGTTTCACCTCCCTGCTGATGGAGCGTCTCTCTGTGGACTACGGCAAGAAGTCCAAGCTGGAGTTCTCCATCTACCCTGCTCCTCAGGTGTCCACCGCGGTGGTGGAGCCCTACAACTCCATCCTGACCACCCACACCACCCTGGAGCACTCCGACTGCGCCTTCATGGTGGACAACGAGGCCATCTACGACATCTGCCGCAGGAACCTGGACATCGAGCGGCCCACCTACACCAACCTGAACAGGCTGATCAGCCAGATCGTGTCCTCCATCACTGCCTCCCTGCGTTTCGACGGAGCCCTGAATGTCGACCTGACGGAGTTCCAGACCAACTTGGTGCCGTACCCCCGCATCCACTTCCCTCTGGCCACCTACGCCCCGGTCATCTCCGCAGAGAAGGCGTACCACGAGCAGCTCTCGGTGGCCGAGATCACGAACGCCTGCTTCGAGCCGGCCAATCAGATGGTGAAGTGTGACCCCCGCCACGGCAAGTACATGGCCTGCTGCCTTCTGTACCGCGGCGACGTGGTGCCCAAGGACGTCAACGCCGCCATCGCCACCATCAAGACCAAGCGCTCCATCCAGTTCGTGGACTGGTGTCCCACCGGCTTCAAGGTGGGCATCAACTACCAGCCGCCCACGGTGGTCCCCGGCGGAGACCTCGCTAAGGTCCAGAGGGCCGTGTGCATGCTGAGCAACACCACCGCCATCGCAGAGGCCTGGGCCAGGCTCGACCACAAGTTTGACCTGATGTACGCCAAGAGGGCCTTCGTGCACTGGTATGTGGGCGAGGGGATGGAGGAAGGGGAGTTCTCCGAGGCCAGGGAGGACATGGCGGCTCTGGAGAAGGATTACGAGGAGGTGGGAGTCGACTCGATTGAGggtgagggagaggaggagggagaggagtaTTAG
- the pink1 gene encoding serine/threonine-protein kinase PINK1, mitochondrial isoform X2 has protein sequence MSVKHAISRGLELGRTFLQIGLFKSGGRVAAKLRADRFRVGPSVRTVQPQAFLPSRYRYYRTSLRGLAAQLQSAGFRRRFAGGSPRNRAVFLAFGLGVGLIEQQLEEDRRSAATCQEIQAVFKKKRFQSSLRPFTSGYKLDDYVIGNQIGKGSNAAVYEAAAQFARPEEAESDSSPLELRDHEEEVQTPPSPACCSLRNFPLAIKMLWNFGAGSSSEAILKSMSQELVPSGPLALKQEKEQITLDGHYGVLPKRVSAHPNVIRVHRAFTADVPLLPGAQEEYPDVLPARLNPAGLGNNRTLFLVMKNYPCTLRQYLQVSAPGRRQGSLMVLQLLEGVDHLCRQGVAHRDLKSDNILLEFDPDGCPRLVITDFGCCLAQNDCGLQLPFNSMWVSRGGNASLMAPEVATAAPGPGVVIDYTKADAWAVGAISYEIFGQRNPFYGAAGLQSTNYQEKQLPPLPARVPADVQLVISLLLRRNPKKRPSARVAANMLHLSLWARRALANQDSAGMRKLADWLLCQSAVVLLQGRSGPGGDRVEAELQRSFLSNLELEDLRAAVGFLLYGREQSPPPASCCHSSLSLNPAN, from the exons ATGTCTGTAAAACACGCCATTAGCCGGGGGCTTGAGCTAGGCCGCACATTCCTTCAGATAGGTCTCTTTAAATCAGGCGGCCGGGTCGCAGCAAAGCTCCGAGCTGACCGTTTTCGTGTAGGCCCGTCGGTCCGCACCGTTCAGCCTCAGGCTTTCCTGCCGTCCCGCTACCGCTACTACCGCACCTCTCTGAGGGGCCTGGCGGCTCAGCTTCAGTCCGCCGGATTCAGGAGGAGGTTCGCCGGGGGGTCGCCGCGGAACAGGGCCGTGTTCCTGGCGTTTGGCCTCGGCGTGGGACTTATcgagcagcagctggaggaggacagAAGAAGCGCCGCAACATGTCAAGAAATACAG GCCGTGTTTAAGAAGAAAAGGTTCCAGAGCTCACTAAGACCTTTCACCTCCGGATACAAGCTGGACGACTACGTCATCGGGAACCAGATCGGTAAAGGCTCAAACGCAGCTGTGTACGAGGCCGCGGCGCAGTTCGCTCGCCCGGAGGAGGCTGAGAGCGATTCTTCGCCGTTGGAACTGCGGGACCACGAGGAGGAAGTCCAGACACCGCCATCTCCGGCATGCTGCTCCCTAAGAAACTTCCCCTTGGCTATCAAAATGTTGTGGAACTTTGGG GCGGGATCTTCAAGCGAGGCGATTTTAAAGTCCATGTCACAAGAACTTGTACCATCCGGCCCGCTTGccttaaagcaggaaaaagagcAGATCACGCTGGACGG ACATTATGGCGTGCTTCCCAAAAGAGTCTCGGCTCACCCAAACGTGATCCGGGTGCATCGAGCCTTCACGGCAGACGTGCCTCTGCTACCAGGTGCCCAGGAGGAGTATCCGGACGTGCTGCCAGCCAGGCTCAACCCCGCAGGCTTGGGAAACAACCGCACTCTTTTCCTCGTCATGAAAAA CTATCCCTGCACGTTGCGACAGTACCTGCAGGTTTCCGCGCCGGGCCGCCGGCAGGGCTCTCTGATGGtgctgcagctcctggaggGGGTGGACCATCTATGCAGGCAGGGCGTTGCTCACAGGGACCTGAAGTCGGACAACATTCTGCTGGAGTTTGACCCGG ATGGTTGCCCCCGTTTGGTCATTACTGACTTCGGCTGCTGTCTGGCCCAGAATGACTGCGGCTTACAGCTCCCCTTCAACAGCATGTGGGTCAGCAGAGGAGGCAACGCTTCACTTATGGCTCCCGAG GTGGCGACTGCTGCTCCAGGCCCGGGTGTGGTGATTGACTACACCAAGGCCGACGCCTGGGCTGTGGGGGCAATCTCCTATGAGATATTCGGACAGCGTAACCCTTTCTATGGAGCTGCTGGACTGCAGAGCACAAACTACCAGGAGAAGCAGCTCCCTCCTCTGCCTGCCCGTGTTCCAGCCGACGTGCAGCTGGTCATAAGCCTGCTTCTCAGGAGGAACCCGAAAAAG CGTCCCAGTGCTCGCGTAGCAGCCAACATGCTGCACCTCAGCCTGTGGGCTCGCAGGGCGCTGGCCAATCAGGACAGCGCTGGCATGAGGAAGCTGGCCGATTGGCTGCTGTGCCAGtccgctgtggttctgctgcagggcCGCAGCGGACCCGGCGGGGACAGGGTGGAGGCGGAGCTGCAGAGGAGCTTCCTGTCCAACCTAGAGCTGGAAGACCTGCGCGCCGCCGTGGGGTTCCTCCTTTACGGGCGAGAGCAGAGCCCCCCGCCCGCATCGTGTTGCCATagttcactcagtttaaacccGGCAAATTGA
- the pink1 gene encoding serine/threonine-protein kinase PINK1, mitochondrial isoform X1, with protein MSVKHAISRGLELGRTFLQIGLFKSGGRVAAKLRADRFRVGPSVRTVQPQAFLPSRYRYYRTSLRGLAAQLQSAGFRRRFAGGSPRNRAVFLAFGLGVGLIEQQLEEDRRSAATCQEIQAVFKKKRFQSSLRPFTSGYKLDDYVIGNQIGKGSNAAVYEAAAQFARPEEAESDSSPLELRDHEEEVQTPPSPACCSLRNFPLAIKMLWNFGAGSSSEAILKSMSQELVPSGPLALKQEKEQITLDGHYGVLPKRVSAHPNVIRVHRAFTADVPLLPGAQEEYPDVLPARLNPAGLGNNRTLFLVMKNYPCTLRQYLQVSAPGRRQGSLMVLQLLEGVDHLCRQGVAHRDLKSDNILLEFDPGQNGCPRLVITDFGCCLAQNDCGLQLPFNSMWVSRGGNASLMAPEVATAAPGPGVVIDYTKADAWAVGAISYEIFGQRNPFYGAAGLQSTNYQEKQLPPLPARVPADVQLVISLLLRRNPKKRPSARVAANMLHLSLWARRALANQDSAGMRKLADWLLCQSAVVLLQGRSGPGGDRVEAELQRSFLSNLELEDLRAAVGFLLYGREQSPPPASCCHSSLSLNPAN; from the exons ATGTCTGTAAAACACGCCATTAGCCGGGGGCTTGAGCTAGGCCGCACATTCCTTCAGATAGGTCTCTTTAAATCAGGCGGCCGGGTCGCAGCAAAGCTCCGAGCTGACCGTTTTCGTGTAGGCCCGTCGGTCCGCACCGTTCAGCCTCAGGCTTTCCTGCCGTCCCGCTACCGCTACTACCGCACCTCTCTGAGGGGCCTGGCGGCTCAGCTTCAGTCCGCCGGATTCAGGAGGAGGTTCGCCGGGGGGTCGCCGCGGAACAGGGCCGTGTTCCTGGCGTTTGGCCTCGGCGTGGGACTTATcgagcagcagctggaggaggacagAAGAAGCGCCGCAACATGTCAAGAAATACAG GCCGTGTTTAAGAAGAAAAGGTTCCAGAGCTCACTAAGACCTTTCACCTCCGGATACAAGCTGGACGACTACGTCATCGGGAACCAGATCGGTAAAGGCTCAAACGCAGCTGTGTACGAGGCCGCGGCGCAGTTCGCTCGCCCGGAGGAGGCTGAGAGCGATTCTTCGCCGTTGGAACTGCGGGACCACGAGGAGGAAGTCCAGACACCGCCATCTCCGGCATGCTGCTCCCTAAGAAACTTCCCCTTGGCTATCAAAATGTTGTGGAACTTTGGG GCGGGATCTTCAAGCGAGGCGATTTTAAAGTCCATGTCACAAGAACTTGTACCATCCGGCCCGCTTGccttaaagcaggaaaaagagcAGATCACGCTGGACGG ACATTATGGCGTGCTTCCCAAAAGAGTCTCGGCTCACCCAAACGTGATCCGGGTGCATCGAGCCTTCACGGCAGACGTGCCTCTGCTACCAGGTGCCCAGGAGGAGTATCCGGACGTGCTGCCAGCCAGGCTCAACCCCGCAGGCTTGGGAAACAACCGCACTCTTTTCCTCGTCATGAAAAA CTATCCCTGCACGTTGCGACAGTACCTGCAGGTTTCCGCGCCGGGCCGCCGGCAGGGCTCTCTGATGGtgctgcagctcctggaggGGGTGGACCATCTATGCAGGCAGGGCGTTGCTCACAGGGACCTGAAGTCGGACAACATTCTGCTGGAGTTTGACCCGGGTCAGA ATGGTTGCCCCCGTTTGGTCATTACTGACTTCGGCTGCTGTCTGGCCCAGAATGACTGCGGCTTACAGCTCCCCTTCAACAGCATGTGGGTCAGCAGAGGAGGCAACGCTTCACTTATGGCTCCCGAG GTGGCGACTGCTGCTCCAGGCCCGGGTGTGGTGATTGACTACACCAAGGCCGACGCCTGGGCTGTGGGGGCAATCTCCTATGAGATATTCGGACAGCGTAACCCTTTCTATGGAGCTGCTGGACTGCAGAGCACAAACTACCAGGAGAAGCAGCTCCCTCCTCTGCCTGCCCGTGTTCCAGCCGACGTGCAGCTGGTCATAAGCCTGCTTCTCAGGAGGAACCCGAAAAAG CGTCCCAGTGCTCGCGTAGCAGCCAACATGCTGCACCTCAGCCTGTGGGCTCGCAGGGCGCTGGCCAATCAGGACAGCGCTGGCATGAGGAAGCTGGCCGATTGGCTGCTGTGCCAGtccgctgtggttctgctgcagggcCGCAGCGGACCCGGCGGGGACAGGGTGGAGGCGGAGCTGCAGAGGAGCTTCCTGTCCAACCTAGAGCTGGAAGACCTGCGCGCCGCCGTGGGGTTCCTCCTTTACGGGCGAGAGCAGAGCCCCCCGCCCGCATCGTGTTGCCATagttcactcagtttaaacccGGCAAATTGA
- the LOC105935181 gene encoding trypsin I-P1-like, translating to MTLQQIAMLLLILSSKACSETLGVRIIGGQEVKPYSIKYQASLQTEDGDHYCGGTLVDKQWVVSAAHCWRPSHLMRVVLSEHSLSQSEGFEQTFGVSRIHLHNYNYRTFNNDIMLIKLDRPAEINSFVQPARLPDESTPALKGDTCTVSGWGVTQVYSYTLSPVLRAVDVREISYCYFYYWGRITENMICAGSPYGGKDSCQGDSGGPLICNGNFEGIVSWGISCANPYYPGVYTKVRNYVPWINFIINSD from the exons ATGACTCTACAACAAATTGCAATGTTGCTGCTGATTTTATCTTCTAAAGCATGTTCAG AAACTCTTGGAGTGAGAATCATCGGGGGCCAGGAGGTGAAGCCATACTCGATCAAATACCAGGCCTCCCTGCAGACTGAGGACGGGGATCACTACTGTGGAGGAACCCTGGTGGACAAGCAGTGGGTGGTGTCTGCTGCCCACTGCTGGAGACC GAGCCACTTGATGCGCGTGGTGTTGAGTGAACACAGCCTGAGTCAAAGCGAGGGATTTGAACAGACATTTGGTGTCTCAAGAATACATCTGcacaactacaactacaggaCGTTCAACAACGACATCATGCTTATTAAG CTAGACAGGCCAGCAGAAATCAACAGCTTCGTCCAGCCAGCAAGGCTACCTGATGAAAGCACCCCCGCATTGAAGGGGGATACGTGCACAGTGAGCGGGTGGGGTGTGACACAGGTTTACAGCTACACCCTGTCTCCGGTGCTCCGGGCTGTGGACGTGAGAGAAATATCTTACTGCTACTTTTACTACTGGGGAAGGATAACAGAGAATATGATCTGTGCGGGATCTCCATACGGCGGCAAAGATTCCTGCCAG GGAGACTCCGGTGGTCCACTTATCTGCAACGGCAACTTTGAGGGCATTGTCTCCTGGGGCATCAGCTGTGCGAATCCGTACTATCCAGGTGTCTACACCAAAGTGCGGAACTATGTGCCATGGATCAACTTTATCATTAATTCTGACTAA